The window TGGATCATTTTGAGTTTTTTTCTTTTGAAAATCAAGATTATGCCTTGTTGGCAAGGCAAACAGGGGAGTTGATTTTATTTGGGGTGAATTTTTTGAATGCTTTACCACAGCTTAGCCTCTTAGAAAGGAATTTCTTAGGATTCCAAGATAATCCTTCATCCCGTAATCTCAATGTTCATGTTGTTGCAGGGCAGCGACCGAGTTTGTATGCAGTAGATCAGCGGGGTGGTGTATTATACATTTCCGATTTTATGGATTCAGCTGTTAGAGAAGAGGTTTTGGTTAGAATAGGAGAAGAGTTTCGACCTACAAGACTCGGTAGAAATACTTGGGTTAGCTCCATTCCTGATGCATTTGGATCTGATTATGATTTGCTTTTGGGGACGACAGCAGGAGGTTTGATTTATCTCAAAACTTCTGAGTCAGTAGATGGTCCTAGTTCTGAGGAGTTTTTAGTAAAGGTATTTCCTAATCCAACTGATGGCCCTATTCGCGTGATTGCGAATCAATCAGCAGTAGTTCAGTTGGTAAACAGTCTGGGACAAGTTTTATTAGATGATATAGAGATTCAAGCTAATCGAGAAGTTGAGCTGCAATCCAACGCTTTAGCTTCAGGTGTTTATTTTTTGAGCTTTAGAGTTGAGAAAGGTGCCGTTTATAGCAAAAAAGTAATAGTTCGATAATGACCTATCCGTGCTAGTGGGTAGATGAATATACAATTTTTTGGGTATGGTGTTCAGGACTATGGTTTTGCAGTTTTGTAGAAAGAATTTTATCCCAACGAAACCAAAAAAATCATGAAAAAAATCATCTTATCTGCAGCGATCATCAGTTTATCTGTAGGATCTCTATTTGCTCAGGAAATGTTCAATGGATTTGGAGCTAAAGGCTTTTATAACAAATCTCTAAAAAATCAGGAATCATTTTATATTCCTCAAATGCAGATTGGGTTTGAAACTTATGTAGAAACCAAACAGGTAGAGAAGGAATCAAAACTCAGCGCTTTTGCAAATAATATGGCAGCTCATAGTAAAGGGGGGCAATATAGTGGAAGACAGTCTAGCTCAGCAAGGGTAACAACTATTTTGAATGCTGGAATGGAGCTTTCTGATTTTCAGTTACTTGCTGATGACTTTCATGAAATTTTAGAAAATGAAATTGAGAAAGCTGGATTTAATGTTTTGCAGATGGAAGAAGTTGATAAACTAGAAAGTTTTCAAAAGATAAAAGATAAATATTCTGATAAAACTGAGAAAAAACAAAGTAAAGCAGATCCAAATGATGTTGGGTTTGGTACTGTAAAAGTATATCCAAATCATACATTATTTATGTTTGACGAAAAATCAGTGATGAAAGGTGGTGGTCCAGCTTTTTATGGAATGCTTAAAAAAGTTCATGCTGAAACAAATGCTGCTATGATTTTGCAAAATCTAACAATAGATTTTTCAACGGTTGATTTGGAAGTTGAAATAGATGCAGGAACAAGAGGCAAAACCACAACTGCAGAAATGAAGATACTTCCTAAAATGCGAATAACTTATAATATCATGGATTTTATAACCCCGAAAGGAGGACCAAATTCTGCTCCAGCCAGCCTTTCTACTGAGTTTATTTCTAGCAAAGAATATAATGCTAATATTTATACTGATAAAGACAAAGCTGAAAGTTTGTTCAAAAAGTTTTTTGCGATTGGTGTTCCAAGTGTTGATTTTGATCCCAGAATAATAGAAATGTCTAAAGAAGACTATATGGCAGCAGCCAAAGACCTTTTTACCCAATACTCACAAGAGTTTGCAAAAGCATTGGTCGTTGGGGCCAAAGGGAAGTAATAAATTTACTGACCAGAGCCAAGGTGAGAGCCTTGGCTTTTACTTTCTTCAACTTATTCAAAGGTATTTTTATATTTGGAATCTGAGACATTTTTCAATTGAGGATATAAGCCACTTAAAGCCCAATGGATTAAACTGAAAAGTGGATTTCATTTTTGAAGTAGGTAAATCAGATCAAATTATTGGCATAAGCGAACTTGATTAAGCCTACAAGGGAGTTAGTCTTTGTCTTTCGGAATATATTTTTCCTATGGGTCTCTACAGTACGCTCGGAGATAAAAAGTTGCTCAGCAATTTCTTTGTTTGAGCATTCTTGTGCGATTAGTTTGAGAATCTCTCGCTCTCGATCAGTAAGCATTTTTTCTTCATCAGGAAACTGAAGGCTATTGATGATAATTTTATTGATATCATTACTCAAATAAATTTTCCCTACTTTGACTGCAGAAATAGCTGATAAAAGTTCTTTGTGGCTATCATTCTTAAGAATATAAGCGTGGATTCCTTCTTTGAGGATTTCTTTTACCAAATGGACTTCATCATGCATGCTGAGCATGATGATTTTGGTTTCTGGGCTGATTTTTTTGACTAATCTGACCAATGCAAGCCCATCTAGACCAGGTAAGTTAAAGTCCGTTATCAGAAGATCTACAGCATTTTGTTTGATAAATTCCAAGGCTTTTTCTGCTGTGTTTGCTTCCCCAGTAATTTGAAGAGAGTCATCTCTTTCAAGTAAACTTTTAATCCCGTCTAAGAGGATGGCATGATCATCTACCAGAAATACTTTCATGGCTTTAGGTTTATTGTTAAGTTTCAGAAATTGGTGTACCATTGCAATCATGAAGCAATTTACTTTTGGAAAAGCATATAGAAAATCCGTGCTAGTGGGTATATTATGAGACTAAGGTGGATTGCTCTATAGCTGACTTTTTCTCTAGTGGAAGATCGATTATGAAGCTACTTCCCGTTCGATCAGGGTGGCTGTCTATTTCAAAATCAGCCTTGATTCTATTTAGCCTTGATTGAATATTTCTCCAACCATTTCCTAAACTATTCTGGAGTATATTGATGTCAAATCCTTCTCCGTCATCTTCAATTAACAAGTTGAGTTCATTATCATGTTGGACCAGCTGTATGGTTATTTTTTGAGCTTTTGAATATTTGATCACATTATTAACCCATTCCTGAATGACACGATAAAGGGAGATTTCTTGAATTTCGCTTAGCCTTTTTGACATTTCGTGAGTGTCCACTATGACCTTAATTTTTCCAGAATTGTTGATTCGCTGCGCAAATTCATTTAGAGATTCTTTGAGACCATACTGTATTAGTGTAGCGGGCATCAAGTTGAAAGCAATGTTTCTGATTTCAGTGTGCATTTCTTTAAGAATTTCTTCACTTTTGTCAACTATTGCAGCTTTATTTTCAAGATCTTTTGAATCGTTGTTTAGATTAGAAATTTGTAGTCTCAATGCTGAAATTAGCTGTCCGAAACCATCGTGGAGGTCTTGTGCAAAACGTTTTCTTTCAAGCTCTTGGGATTCAAGTGCCGAGTTAATGTATGCTTCTTTGATTTCGATTTCCTTTTGTTGTATCAGAAGTTGGCGTGCTTTTTTTTGTCTGCTCTGATTGAGGATAAAAAGGATGCCTATTAAAATCAAGATCACAAGCAGAGAGAATATGAAAATAAGGTTTCTCTGATTGCTAGCCTGCTGTCTTGAAAGTTCGGCTTCTTGTAGGATGATTTGGGCTTCTTTTTTTTCTGTCTCGTACTTAGTTTCGATATCAGCCAATAAGGCTGCCTTGTCTAGGTTGAAAATACTATCTCTAAAAGTTTGGGCGATTTTGAAGAAATTCAAAGCGTTTTTGAATTCACCTTTTTCTTGAAAAATATCGCTGAGCACTGTGTGAGAGGATGTTAATAATTTATTATCCTTGATTTTTTCTGATAATTCTAATGACTTTTTTCCATAATCTTCTGCCAAAATATAGTTTCCTAATTGAAGTTGGGCTTTGGCCATCGAATGAAGGAGCATAGCGTAGTCATAATCATTATTTAACCTTGATTGATAGATTTCTTGTGATCTGTCATAATGAGTAAGCGCTTGATTTGGTTTGCCTTGATCCATATCCAAGTTTCCTAGATTTGTAGAAGCTATAGCCAA is drawn from Belliella baltica DSM 15883 and contains these coding sequences:
- a CDS encoding T9SS type A sorting domain-containing protein, which encodes MNRISVTEQAWEVVEEDYLGLSELDLTDLQFQAFRNAQGQESFWLAGTDTMNLSLVKKLFYTTQSNLQNLQETNVSGITPRPLDHFEFFSFENQDYALLARQTGELILFGVNFLNALPQLSLLERNFLGFQDNPSSRNLNVHVVAGQRPSLYAVDQRGGVLYISDFMDSAVREEVLVRIGEEFRPTRLGRNTWVSSIPDAFGSDYDLLLGTTAGGLIYLKTSESVDGPSSEEFLVKVFPNPTDGPIRVIANQSAVVQLVNSLGQVLLDDIEIQANREVELQSNALASGVYFLSFRVEKGAVYSKKVIVR
- a CDS encoding response regulator, whose product is MKVFLVDDHAILLDGIKSLLERDDSLQITGEANTAEKALEFIKQNAVDLLITDFNLPGLDGLALVRLVKKISPETKIIMLSMHDEVHLVKEILKEGIHAYILKNDSHKELLSAISAVKVGKIYLSNDINKIIINSLQFPDEEKMLTDREREILKLIAQECSNKEIAEQLFISERTVETHRKNIFRKTKTNSLVGLIKFAYANNLI
- a CDS encoding tetratricopeptide repeat-containing sensor histidine kinase, with amino-acid sequence MKNLSIKLKALLCCFFLTPLIGQAQDQAIVLDSLENVIKTSSIDSIKAEALMDLAWQKMYSDNQEALALAYQGLETLENIKSLRIAGYAYTVIGVVHWVSSSYDSAAYYLDKSAKAYSSKEDYKGLSAVYNNLSMVYQNKSDYGKALEYAIRALETAERIGDEKMIGNSLFSVGNIHYLLEDNPKALSYYQNALKTKIKVNDQHNLQKIYLNLGSTFHNLKALDSAAYYYDKCVIASEQLGDYKALAIASTNLGNLDMDQGKPNQALTHYDRSQEIYQSRLNNDYDYAMLLHSMAKAQLQLGNYILAEDYGKKSLELSEKIKDNKLLTSSHTVLSDIFQEKGEFKNALNFFKIAQTFRDSIFNLDKAALLADIETKYETEKKEAQIILQEAELSRQQASNQRNLIFIFSLLVILILIGILFILNQSRQKKARQLLIQQKEIEIKEAYINSALESQELERKRFAQDLHDGFGQLISALRLQISNLNNDSKDLENKAAIVDKSEEILKEMHTEIRNIAFNLMPATLIQYGLKESLNEFAQRINNSGKIKVIVDTHEMSKRLSEIQEISLYRVIQEWVNNVIKYSKAQKITIQLVQHDNELNLLIEDDGEGFDINILQNSLGNGWRNIQSRLNRIKADFEIDSHPDRTGSSFIIDLPLEKKSAIEQSTLVS